From the genome of Methylomonas sp. UP202, one region includes:
- a CDS encoding TIGR03013 family XrtA/PEP-CTERM system glycosyltransferase has product MIRIFRHYISTAYLWLLILEWLVFFLAMYCGATVRFLYTASWYTSNELGAAALMYSMVFTAACSALGLYRKTLDKEEYNILQRISFAFAIAVFMLAFIYYVIPDLMLARSVLISALILSYAGLLLTRHLFYRFVNLEKLKRRVLVIGCGQRAGELSVINSSYIYRGFEIVGYVTLEDEPINVPHAIALNEKLRLNDIVEAAEVDEIVIAVDDRRKKLPVDELLDVKMSGVQIMDLQTFYEREQRLIYLETLSPSWLVFSDGFVNDGTRPIVKRTFDVIASLLLLSVSWWIMVLTMMAIYVESGFGAPVFYRQRRVGYRSEVFNVIKFRSMRVDAEKNGAQWAAQTDDRVTKVGKFIRKYRIDELPQLLNVLKGDMSFVGPRPERPEFVQGFEERIPYYKERHRVKPGITGWAQLCYPYGASEYDTLQKLQYDLYYVKNYSLFLDLTIMMSTVEVILWGKGAR; this is encoded by the coding sequence ATGATTCGAATCTTTCGACACTATATTTCAACGGCTTATTTATGGCTGTTAATCCTGGAATGGCTGGTCTTTTTTCTGGCGATGTATTGTGGCGCGACAGTCCGTTTTCTCTATACGGCCTCCTGGTATACCTCCAACGAACTGGGAGCCGCCGCCTTGATGTACTCAATGGTATTTACCGCCGCGTGCTCGGCGTTGGGGCTATACCGGAAAACGCTCGATAAGGAAGAATACAATATCCTACAGCGTATTAGTTTTGCGTTCGCCATTGCGGTTTTCATGTTGGCATTTATCTACTACGTGATTCCAGACCTGATGTTGGCACGTAGCGTTTTGATTTCCGCGCTGATTCTCTCCTACGCCGGGCTACTGCTGACCCGCCACCTGTTTTATCGTTTCGTGAACTTGGAAAAACTCAAGCGCCGGGTACTGGTCATCGGTTGCGGCCAGCGCGCCGGGGAATTGAGCGTCATCAATTCCAGTTACATTTATCGCGGCTTCGAAATTGTCGGTTATGTAACACTCGAAGACGAACCCATCAACGTACCGCACGCCATCGCACTCAACGAGAAATTGCGCTTGAACGACATTGTCGAAGCCGCCGAGGTCGACGAAATTGTCATCGCGGTGGACGATAGGCGCAAAAAGCTCCCTGTCGACGAGCTGCTGGACGTCAAGATGTCCGGCGTTCAAATCATGGATTTGCAAACCTTTTACGAGCGCGAACAGCGCTTGATATATCTGGAAACGTTAAGCCCGAGTTGGCTGGTGTTCTCCGACGGTTTCGTTAACGACGGCACCCGCCCTATCGTCAAACGCACGTTCGACGTGATTGCCAGCTTGTTATTGCTATCCGTCAGTTGGTGGATCATGGTGCTGACCATGATGGCGATCTACGTCGAAAGCGGCTTTGGCGCGCCGGTATTTTATAGGCAGCGGCGGGTAGGCTATCGTAGCGAGGTATTTAACGTCATCAAATTCCGCAGCATGCGAGTGGATGCCGAAAAAAACGGCGCGCAATGGGCCGCTCAAACAGACGACAGGGTCACCAAGGTCGGCAAGTTTATCCGCAAATATCGGATAGACGAGCTTCCGCAGCTGCTGAACGTGTTGAAAGGCGACATGAGCTTCGTTGGCCCAAGACCCGAACGCCCCGAATTTGTGCAAGGTTTCGAAGAACGCATCCCCTATTACAAGGAAAGGCACCGGGTAAAACCCGGTATCACCGGTTGGGCGCAGCTATGCTACCCGTACGGCGCCAGCGAGTACGACACCCTGCAGAAATTGCAATATGACTTATATTATGTAAAAAACTACAGTCTGTTTTTAGATTTGACCATCATGATGAGCACCGTCGAGGTCATCTTATGGGGTAAGGGAGCCAGATAG
- a CDS encoding serine protease yields MINLAAYFLGSALTLAASGNLLANDNKLPDTIALIKPGVVAVGTYMPTRNPRALFLATGFAVGNGDRIVTNAHVLEKKLDGARLERFAVFYLQDQKEHMLIANIAGVDGEHDLAMLTLEGGKLPPLEIGDSRKVKEGEQFAFTGYPIGMVLGLYPVTHHTMVSAISPNAIPAIATNQLNVNMLRKLQTPYNVFQLDATAYPGNSGSPLYDPDSGKVVGIINKVFVQGSKENAITNPSGITYAIPAEYIRALAGQTSLQ; encoded by the coding sequence ATGATTAACTTAGCGGCATATTTTCTGGGTAGTGCTTTAACGCTTGCCGCCAGTGGCAACTTGCTTGCCAACGACAACAAACTTCCGGATACCATCGCCCTTATCAAACCCGGCGTGGTTGCTGTCGGAACTTACATGCCTACCCGTAATCCCAGAGCGCTGTTTTTGGCGACCGGCTTTGCGGTCGGTAACGGCGACCGGATCGTCACCAATGCCCATGTGCTCGAGAAAAAGCTGGACGGCGCCCGGTTGGAGCGTTTCGCGGTGTTCTATCTGCAGGACCAAAAAGAGCACATGTTGATCGCGAATATTGCCGGCGTGGACGGAGAGCATGACTTGGCTATGCTGACGCTCGAAGGCGGCAAACTGCCGCCGCTGGAAATCGGCGATTCGCGAAAGGTTAAAGAAGGCGAGCAATTCGCTTTTACCGGCTATCCGATCGGCATGGTATTGGGCTTATACCCTGTCACCCATCACACCATGGTTTCAGCGATTTCGCCCAATGCAATCCCAGCCATCGCCACCAATCAATTGAATGTGAACATGCTGAGAAAACTGCAGACCCCGTACAACGTGTTCCAACTCGACGCGACCGCCTATCCGGGCAACAGCGGCAGCCCGCTTTACGATCCGGACTCGGGCAAGGTCGTCGGCATCATCAACAAGGTGTTCGTGCAAGGCAGCAAGGAAAACGCCATCACCAACCCCAGTGGCATCACTTATGCCATTCCGGCCGAATACATCCGAGCACTGGCCGGCCAAACGTCTCTCCAATAA
- a CDS encoding UDP-2,3-diacylglucosamine diphosphatase, with translation MLQSSLETPKQASLHQDILFISDLHLVWEKPGLTRRFLDFLQYRASRAQAVYILGDLFDAWIGDDDKTPPNRSIKKALRALTEAGIRIFLLQGNRDFLLGEQFCRETGVTLLDDYSVIDLNGTRVLLTHGDLLCTDDEAYQAFRKKSRNPRWRNNVLSKPLILRLLAARWYRLRSFYHKRGKTDEIMDVNQQTVAETMRQHGCDILIHGHTHRPNLHEFLLEGRHAKRFVLADWTMDGASALCWNGSSFQQERLYP, from the coding sequence ATGCTGCAATCCTCGCTAGAGACGCCGAAGCAGGCGTCTCTACACCAGGATATTCTGTTCATCTCCGACCTGCATCTGGTATGGGAAAAGCCGGGACTAACCCGGCGCTTTCTCGATTTCTTGCAGTACCGAGCCTCGCGCGCCCAAGCCGTCTATATACTCGGCGATCTCTTCGACGCATGGATAGGCGACGACGACAAAACTCCGCCGAATCGAAGTATCAAAAAGGCATTAAGAGCGCTGACCGAAGCTGGAATCCGGATTTTTTTATTGCAAGGCAATCGGGATTTTTTGCTGGGCGAACAGTTTTGTCGGGAAACCGGCGTCACGTTGTTGGACGATTACAGTGTTATCGACTTGAACGGCACCCGAGTTTTATTGACGCATGGCGATTTGCTCTGTACCGACGACGAGGCTTACCAAGCGTTTCGGAAAAAATCCCGTAATCCTCGGTGGCGCAACAATGTACTGAGCAAACCATTGATACTTCGCCTGTTGGCCGCGCGCTGGTACCGCCTACGCAGCTTTTATCATAAGCGCGGCAAAACCGATGAAATCATGGATGTCAATCAACAAACCGTCGCCGAAACGATGCGCCAACATGGCTGCGACATTCTAATACACGGCCACACCCATCGCCCGAACCTGCACGAATTCCTGCTGGAAGGCCGCCATGCCAAGCGTTTCGTGCTGGCTGACTGGACGATGGACGGCGCCAGCGCACTGTGCTGGAACGGCTCCTCGTTTCAGCAGGAAAGGCTATACCCATAA
- a CDS encoding peptidylprolyl isomerase, with product MSDSQSKVKLTTTLGTIVIQLDAVKAPASTANFIAYVNDGFYNGTIFHRVIPGFMAQGGGFDTSFNQKATKATIQNEANNGLKNKRGTIAMARTNDPHSATAQFFINYKDNAFLDHTNQTPSGWGYAVFGEVVEGMDVVDAMAKQPTANRGMHQDVPKTDIVIEKAEVVE from the coding sequence ATGTCGGACTCCCAATCCAAAGTCAAATTGACCACCACGCTAGGCACCATCGTCATCCAACTCGACGCCGTCAAAGCGCCTGCATCAACGGCCAACTTCATTGCCTACGTGAACGACGGCTTTTATAACGGCACGATCTTCCATCGTGTCATTCCGGGGTTCATGGCTCAAGGCGGTGGTTTCGACACGTCGTTCAATCAAAAAGCCACCAAGGCCACCATCCAAAACGAAGCGAACAACGGCCTGAAAAACAAGCGCGGCACCATCGCGATGGCCCGTACCAACGATCCTCATTCGGCCACCGCGCAATTTTTTATCAATTATAAAGACAACGCCTTTTTAGACCATACCAACCAAACGCCTAGCGGCTGGGGCTATGCGGTATTCGGCGAAGTCGTCGAAGGCATGGATGTCGTCGATGCGATGGCCAAGCAACCCACCGCCAACCGCGGCATGCATCAAGACGTCCCCAAAACCGACATCGTCATTGAGAAAGCCGAAGTCGTCGAATAA
- the cysS gene encoding cysteine--tRNA ligase — protein sequence MLKIYNTLTRSKQEFIPREPGKVGMYVCGMTVYDYCHVGHARVMVVFDTVARYLRHAGYQLTYVRNVTDIDDKIIQRANENGEAFTELTERFIAAMHEDERALAVLPPDIEPRATQSIADIIRMIETLIDKGYAYVGGNGDVFYAVSRFDGYGKLSGKNIEDLNAGERVGVDTAKRDPLDFVLWKMAKLGEPAWESPWGMGRPGWHIECSAMSTCCLGNHFDIHGGGMDLQFPHHENEIAQSEGATGQPFVNYWMHNGFVRINEEKMSKSLGNFFTVREVLKQYRPEVIRFFILSSHYRSPLNYADEQLDEAGTALTRLYTALRGVEIADIDIDVDYRLRFEQAMDDDFNTPVALAVLFDLARELNKTEHKAQLAATLKRLAGILGLLQDDPDDFLKGGSGADGLSEADIESLIADRKVAKTNKDWARADAIRDRLKSSGVILEDVAGGNTIWRREN from the coding sequence ATGCTGAAAATTTACAACACCCTGACTCGCAGCAAGCAAGAATTCATTCCCCGGGAACCCGGCAAGGTCGGCATGTACGTTTGCGGCATGACTGTTTACGACTATTGCCACGTCGGCCACGCTCGGGTGATGGTGGTTTTCGATACCGTGGCCCGCTATTTGCGCCATGCGGGATACCAACTGACATATGTGCGGAACGTCACCGATATCGACGATAAAATCATTCAGCGCGCCAACGAAAACGGCGAAGCCTTTACCGAATTGACCGAGCGTTTTATCGCCGCAATGCACGAGGACGAAAGGGCGCTGGCGGTATTGCCGCCGGACATCGAGCCGCGCGCTACTCAATCGATTGCCGACATCATCCGGATGATAGAAACGCTGATCGACAAGGGCTACGCCTACGTCGGCGGCAATGGCGACGTGTTTTACGCGGTCAGCCGTTTCGACGGTTACGGCAAGCTGTCCGGCAAGAACATCGAAGATTTGAATGCCGGCGAACGGGTCGGCGTCGATACGGCCAAACGCGATCCGCTGGATTTCGTGTTGTGGAAAATGGCCAAACTCGGCGAACCGGCCTGGGAGTCGCCTTGGGGCATGGGGCGTCCCGGCTGGCATATCGAATGCTCGGCGATGTCCACCTGCTGCCTCGGCAATCACTTCGACATTCACGGCGGCGGCATGGATTTACAGTTTCCGCATCACGAAAACGAGATAGCCCAGTCCGAGGGCGCCACCGGTCAGCCCTTCGTCAATTATTGGATGCATAACGGTTTCGTTCGGATTAACGAAGAGAAAATGTCCAAATCATTGGGCAATTTTTTTACGGTGCGAGAGGTGCTGAAACAATATCGGCCGGAAGTGATTCGGTTTTTCATACTGTCCAGCCACTACCGCAGTCCGCTAAATTACGCCGACGAGCAGCTCGACGAAGCCGGTACCGCGTTGACCCGTTTATATACGGCGCTGCGCGGCGTCGAAATCGCCGACATCGACATCGACGTCGATTATCGGCTGCGTTTCGAGCAAGCGATGGACGATGACTTCAATACGCCGGTGGCCCTGGCGGTACTTTTCGATTTGGCTCGCGAATTGAACAAAACCGAACACAAAGCCCAACTGGCGGCGACGTTAAAGCGTTTGGCCGGAATTTTGGGATTGCTGCAAGACGATCCGGACGATTTTCTGAAAGGCGGTAGCGGCGCGGACGGTTTATCCGAGGCCGACATTGAAAGTTTGATTGCCGATCGTAAAGTCGCCAAAACCAATAAAGATTGGGCGCGAGCCGACGCGATCCGGGATCGCCTAAAAAGCTCGGGCGTCATTCTGGAAGATGTGGCCGGCGGGAACACCATTTGGCGGCGGGAAAACTGA
- the fchA gene encoding methenyltetrahydrofolate cyclohydrolase: MTEIKDQSVQLFLNELASKQATPGGGSAAALLGAQGAALVSMVCNLTIGKPKYAEVDAELRVLLVEAEALRETLTGMIQADVEVFDRLMACYGLPKTTDAEKAYRLERIQAVLKEATDVPLACAKACAQAIALSRVAAEKGGQAVISDAGVAVMAAFAGLKSAALNVRINAGALKDRAFADGRLAELQALLTTGEREADAIYRIVQDKL, from the coding sequence ATGACTGAAATCAAAGATCAATCCGTTCAACTGTTTCTCAACGAACTAGCCAGCAAACAAGCGACACCGGGCGGGGGTAGCGCGGCGGCGCTGTTGGGAGCGCAAGGCGCTGCGTTGGTTTCGATGGTTTGCAATCTGACGATAGGCAAACCCAAATACGCCGAAGTCGATGCCGAGCTGAGAGTGTTGTTGGTCGAGGCGGAAGCGTTGCGGGAAACATTGACCGGGATGATTCAGGCCGACGTCGAGGTGTTCGATCGCTTGATGGCCTGTTACGGCCTGCCCAAGACCACCGATGCGGAAAAAGCCTACCGTTTGGAGCGGATTCAGGCGGTGCTCAAAGAGGCCACCGATGTGCCGCTGGCCTGCGCCAAGGCTTGCGCGCAAGCGATTGCATTGAGCCGGGTTGCGGCCGAAAAAGGCGGGCAGGCGGTCATCAGCGACGCCGGCGTCGCGGTGATGGCGGCCTTTGCCGGTTTGAAGAGCGCGGCGCTGAACGTCCGGATCAATGCCGGAGCCTTGAAAGATAGGGCGTTCGCCGACGGTCGGCTGGCGGAGTTGCAAGCCTTGTTGACGACAGGCGAGCGGGAGGCCGATGCCATTTACCGAATCGTGCAAGACAAACTTTAA
- the nifA gene encoding nif-specific transcriptional activator NifA — protein MSERLLLVESELDTLYLVSQLLNSTHDLRTKLKGILEILHKRTGLHFGMITLRDIEDDSMSICEIYGEDIDRSVRYQPGEGLVGAILDEGSTIVVERIADEPRFLSRLGVYNPDLPFIGSPLAVEQGEVVGILAAQPCDAGFLGERARFMEMVANLIAHSVNMLRVMERKQNELASERDYLKQTLVKNYRFENIIGHSEPMLKVFDIIRQVAKWHTTVLIRGESGTGKEVVASSIHFNSACANGPFLKLNCAALPDTLLESELFGHEKGAFSGAIGQRKGRFELADGGTLFLDEIGEISASFQAKLLRVLQEGEFERVGGVRTLKVNVRIIAATNRNLEQEVADGNFREDLYYRLNVMPINMPPLRERIEDIPELASFLLNRISKQQGGRPLEVKESAIRILMKHDWPGNVRELENRLERAAIMSQDGVIDRDVIAATGLESEIGIGRTPQQIKQIDLHDENMDERERVIAALEQSGWVQAKAARLLDMTPRQIAYRIQTLNINVKQL, from the coding sequence ATGAGTGAAAGATTACTACTGGTCGAATCGGAACTGGACACCCTGTATTTGGTCAGCCAACTTCTCAATAGCACCCACGATCTGAGAACCAAACTGAAGGGGATATTGGAGATACTGCACAAACGTACCGGCCTGCATTTCGGGATGATCACGCTACGCGACATTGAAGACGACAGCATGAGCATCTGCGAAATCTACGGCGAAGACATCGACCGTTCGGTCCGCTACCAACCCGGCGAAGGCTTGGTCGGTGCGATTTTGGACGAAGGCAGCACCATCGTCGTGGAGCGCATCGCCGACGAACCGCGCTTCTTAAGCCGGCTCGGCGTATACAACCCCGACCTACCCTTCATCGGCTCGCCGCTGGCCGTCGAACAAGGAGAAGTAGTCGGCATCCTGGCGGCTCAGCCATGCGACGCAGGCTTCCTCGGCGAACGCGCCCGCTTCATGGAAATGGTTGCCAACCTGATCGCCCACAGCGTCAACATGCTGCGGGTCATGGAACGCAAACAAAACGAACTGGCCAGCGAGCGCGACTACCTCAAACAGACTCTGGTCAAAAACTATCGCTTCGAAAACATCATCGGCCATTCCGAACCGATGCTGAAGGTGTTCGACATCATTCGTCAGGTCGCAAAATGGCATACCACCGTTTTAATTCGCGGCGAATCCGGCACCGGTAAGGAAGTAGTCGCCAGTTCCATCCATTTCAACTCGGCCTGCGCCAACGGCCCGTTTCTGAAACTGAACTGTGCGGCACTACCGGACACCTTGCTCGAGTCCGAGTTGTTCGGTCACGAAAAAGGCGCGTTCAGCGGCGCGATCGGTCAACGCAAGGGCCGCTTCGAACTGGCCGACGGCGGCACCTTATTTCTCGACGAGATCGGCGAAATCTCGGCTTCGTTCCAAGCCAAACTATTGCGGGTATTGCAAGAGGGCGAATTCGAGCGGGTCGGCGGCGTCCGCACCCTGAAAGTCAACGTCCGCATCATCGCCGCGACCAACCGCAATCTGGAGCAGGAGGTGGCCGACGGCAACTTCCGCGAAGACTTGTATTACCGGCTGAACGTGATGCCTATCAATATGCCGCCGCTGCGCGAGCGCATCGAAGACATTCCGGAACTGGCCAGCTTTTTACTGAACCGGATTTCCAAGCAACAAGGCGGCCGGCCGCTGGAAGTCAAGGAAAGCGCGATCCGCATTTTGATGAAACACGACTGGCCCGGCAATGTCCGCGAATTGGAAAACCGCCTGGAACGCGCCGCGATTATGAGCCAGGACGGCGTCATCGATCGCGACGTAATTGCCGCGACCGGGCTGGAAAGCGAAATTGGCATCGGCCGGACGCCGCAACAGATCAAGCAAATCGATCTGCACGACGAAAACATGGACGAGCGGGAAAGAGTAATCGCGGCGCTGGAACAAAGCGGCTGGGTGCAGGCCAAGGCGGCGCGCTTGTTGGATATGACGCCGAGGCAGATCGCCTATCGGATTCAAACCTTGAATATTAACGTCAAACAGCTTTGA
- the nifL gene encoding nitrogen fixation negative regulator NifL, translating into MTKSTRDFMLGEIEIDTANLLAPGQADTAPAKRGDKRNQTLPFSLFVKAVEQAPVAISITDKKANILYINDAFTQVTGYHAAEILGQNESKLSDKSTPRQIYYDLWHTISRKQVWHGQLVNRRKLGDRYLADLTIAPMFDERGAISHYIGMHRDVTQAHHVEQQVSNQKQLIESVLNASPVAMAVLDSDKRVVLDNQMYKMLISELDKPEPALFFLDALEQDMGDLWTAATTRQGFTNREIRYDGTGIRGTRWFSCSGNWFTENDVCADTFFAKQFKDYLLLSVNDITLQRRQQEKLQIQTLRNLLTEEEHIRSIRETLLGAMHQIRQPLNQIHAAIQIMSQRNDSHNQPLRDLLSQVQAMGEETLATLQRCVPEIPESAVVPVNLNQLLHEVMLLYSTKFLANGIVVDWLPNPVLPSILGSENKLRMLFKQLIDNAVNAMNRAGSRERLIKISTASDRAWVHVAIDDTGPGIPANQRSKVFEPFFTTSPTMGSVQAGMGLVMAKEIVNQHNGMIEIDPDYQNGCSFKLSFPCQKNSAMVSIHE; encoded by the coding sequence ATGACCAAATCCACCCGTGACTTCATGCTGGGCGAAATCGAGATCGACACGGCCAATCTGTTGGCGCCCGGCCAGGCCGATACCGCCCCGGCCAAGCGCGGCGACAAGCGAAACCAAACCCTACCTTTCTCGCTGTTCGTGAAAGCGGTCGAACAAGCCCCGGTCGCCATATCGATCACCGATAAAAAAGCCAATATCCTGTATATCAACGATGCCTTCACCCAAGTGACCGGCTACCACGCCGCCGAAATTCTGGGCCAAAACGAATCCAAGCTCTCCGACAAGTCCACGCCGCGGCAAATTTATTACGACCTATGGCACACCATTTCCCGCAAGCAAGTTTGGCACGGCCAGTTGGTCAACCGGCGTAAACTGGGAGACCGCTATTTGGCGGACCTGACGATCGCGCCGATGTTCGACGAACGCGGCGCCATCAGTCATTACATTGGCATGCACCGGGACGTCACCCAGGCTCACCACGTCGAACAGCAGGTCAGTAACCAAAAGCAATTGATCGAATCGGTGCTGAACGCATCGCCGGTGGCGATGGCGGTATTGGACAGCGACAAGCGGGTGGTCCTGGACAACCAAATGTACAAGATGCTGATCAGCGAACTGGATAAACCGGAACCGGCATTGTTTTTCCTCGACGCGTTGGAGCAGGACATGGGCGATCTGTGGACCGCCGCCACGACTCGCCAAGGCTTCACCAACCGGGAAATCCGTTACGACGGCACCGGCATCCGCGGCACCCGCTGGTTTTCCTGCTCCGGCAACTGGTTTACCGAAAACGACGTCTGCGCCGACACTTTCTTCGCCAAGCAATTTAAAGACTATCTATTGTTGAGCGTTAACGACATCACACTACAGCGTCGCCAGCAGGAAAAACTGCAGATTCAGACTTTGCGCAATTTGTTGACCGAGGAAGAACACATACGCAGCATCCGCGAAACCCTGTTGGGCGCGATGCACCAAATCCGCCAGCCGCTCAATCAAATTCACGCGGCGATACAGATCATGAGTCAGCGCAACGATTCGCACAACCAGCCGTTGCGCGACCTGCTCAGTCAGGTACAAGCCATGGGCGAGGAAACCCTGGCGACTTTGCAACGCTGCGTGCCCGAGATCCCGGAATCGGCGGTCGTACCCGTCAATTTGAATCAACTGCTGCACGAGGTAATGCTGCTCTACAGCACCAAGTTTCTGGCCAACGGCATCGTCGTCGATTGGTTGCCCAATCCGGTTTTGCCTTCTATCCTCGGGTCGGAGAACAAACTGCGCATGCTGTTCAAACAACTGATCGACAATGCGGTCAATGCCATGAACCGCGCCGGCAGTCGCGAACGGCTGATCAAGATCAGCACCGCCAGCGACCGCGCCTGGGTACACGTGGCTATCGACGATACCGGCCCCGGCATCCCGGCGAATCAACGCAGCAAAGTGTTCGAACCGTTTTTCACCACTTCGCCGACGATGGGCAGCGTACAGGCCGGCATGGGGCTGGTAATGGCGAAGGAAATTGTCAACCAGCACAACGGCATGATCGAAATCGATCCGGACTATCAAAACGGCTGCAGTTTCAAACTCAGTTTTCCCTGTCAAAAAAACTCAGCCATGGTGAGCATCCATGAGTGA
- the rsxA gene encoding electron transport complex subunit RsxA, which produces MSEYLLLILGTALVNNVVLVKFLGLCPFMGVSNKLDTALGMGLATTFVLTLASAASWVLEHRLLLPFDIGFLRVLGFILVIAAVVQFTEMVIHKTSPVMYQVLGIFLPLITTNCAVLGVALLNIQEQYNFVQSLLFGFGSALGFTLVMVLFAGLRERLALMAVPALFSGTPIAFITAGIMSLAFMGFAGLYSK; this is translated from the coding sequence ATGAGCGAATACTTATTGCTGATATTGGGCACGGCGCTGGTAAACAACGTGGTGCTGGTCAAGTTCCTCGGATTATGCCCGTTCATGGGCGTTTCCAACAAACTTGATACCGCATTGGGCATGGGCTTGGCGACCACCTTCGTACTGACGCTGGCCTCGGCCGCGAGTTGGGTGTTGGAGCACCGCTTGCTGTTGCCGTTCGACATCGGCTTTTTAAGAGTGTTGGGTTTTATTTTAGTGATCGCCGCCGTCGTGCAGTTCACCGAGATGGTCATTCATAAGACTAGTCCGGTGATGTATCAGGTGTTGGGTATTTTCTTGCCGCTGATCACTACCAATTGCGCAGTCTTGGGCGTGGCCTTGCTGAACATCCAAGAACAATACAACTTCGTCCAAAGCCTGTTGTTCGGCTTTGGTTCGGCATTGGGTTTTACCCTGGTGATGGTGCTCTTTGCCGGTCTCCGTGAACGCTTGGCGTTGATGGCTGTACCGGCACTTTTTTCAGGCACCCCCATTGCGTTTATCACCGCCGGCATTATGTCGCTGGCATTCATGGGATTTGCGGGTCTATACAGCAAATAA
- the rsxB gene encoding electron transport complex subunit RsxB has translation MYVLSAIVILTALGLFLGISLGIAAKYLKVESDPLVERVEELMPGSQCGQCGFPGCRPAAEAVVSGAAPVTLCPPGGTALVEQLAKLLGVDVDLSQTQDQEPMVARVSEETCTGCTRCFKVCPTDAIVGAPKQIHAVVADACIGCKKCVEVCPTECLQMHPVEVTLRNWRWPKPLAA, from the coding sequence ATGTACGTTTTATCCGCGATAGTGATTTTGACCGCTCTGGGCCTGTTTCTGGGCATCAGTCTGGGCATTGCCGCTAAATATCTGAAAGTGGAATCCGATCCGCTGGTCGAGCGAGTGGAAGAATTAATGCCGGGTTCGCAGTGCGGCCAATGCGGCTTTCCAGGATGTCGGCCGGCGGCCGAGGCCGTGGTATCCGGCGCCGCGCCGGTAACCTTATGTCCGCCGGGCGGCACGGCCTTGGTCGAGCAACTGGCCAAACTGCTGGGTGTCGATGTCGACTTGAGCCAGACTCAGGATCAAGAACCGATGGTCGCTAGGGTCAGCGAAGAGACGTGCACCGGTTGCACTCGCTGCTTTAAGGTGTGCCCCACCGATGCGATCGTCGGCGCACCAAAACAAATCCATGCGGTCGTTGCCGATGCCTGCATAGGCTGTAAAAAATGTGTGGAAGTTTGCCCGACCGAGTGCCTGCAAATGCATCCCGTCGAAGTCACCTTGCGGAACTGGCGCTGGCCCAAGCCTTTGGCGGCGTAA